A window of the Streptococcus sp. 116-D4 genome harbors these coding sequences:
- the tkt gene encoding transketolase: MSNLSVNAIRFLGIDAINKANSGHPGVVMGAAPMAYSLFTKQLRINPAKPNWINRDRFILSAGHGSMLLYALLHLSGFEDVSMDEIKRFRQWGSKTPGHPEFGHTAGIDATTGPLGQGISTATGFAQAERFLAAKYNREGYNIFDHYTYVICGDGDLMEGVSSEAASYAGLQKLDKLVVLYDSNDINLDGETKDSFTESVRDRYNAYGWHTALVEDGTDLEAIHAAIETAKASGKPSLIEVKTVIGYGSPNKQGTNAVHGAPLGADETAATRQALGWDYEPFEIPEQVYADFKEHVADRGASAYGAWTKLVADYKEAHPELAAEVEAIIDGRDPVEVTPADFPALENGFSQATRNSSQDALNIVAAKLPTFLGGSADLAHSNMTYIKTDALQDDANRLNRNIQFGVREFAMGTVLNGMALHGGLRVYGGTFFVFSDYLKAAVRLSALQGLPVTYVFTHDSIAVGEDGPTHEPIEHLAGLRAIPNLNVFRPADARETQAAWYQAVKSEKTPTVLVLTRQNLTVEEGTDFDKVAKGAYVVYENAAGFDTILIASGSEVNLAVAAAKELASQGDKVRVVSMPSTDVFDAQDAAYKEEILPNAVRRRVAVEMGATQNWYKYVGLDGAVLGIDTFGASAPAPKVLAEYGFTVENLVKVVQNLK, from the coding sequence ATGTCAAATCTATCTGTTAATGCAATTCGTTTCCTAGGTATTGACGCTATTAATAAAGCCAACTCAGGTCACCCAGGTGTGGTTATGGGAGCGGCTCCAATGGCTTATAGCCTCTTTACAAAACAACTTCGTATCAATCCAGCTAAACCAAACTGGATTAACCGCGACCGCTTTATTCTTTCAGCAGGCCATGGTTCAATGCTCCTTTATGCTCTTCTTCATCTTTCTGGTTTTGAAGATGTTAGTATGGATGAGATCAAGCGCTTCCGTCAATGGGGTTCAAAAACACCTGGTCACCCAGAATTTGGCCATACAGCGGGAATTGATGCTACGACAGGTCCTCTAGGACAAGGGATTTCAACTGCTACTGGTTTTGCCCAAGCAGAACGTTTCCTTGCAGCGAAGTATAACCGCGAAGGCTACAATATCTTTGACCACTATACCTATGTTATCTGTGGAGACGGAGACTTGATGGAAGGTGTCTCAAGCGAGGCAGCTTCATACGCAGGCTTGCAAAAACTAGATAAGCTGGTTGTCCTTTATGATTCAAATGACATCAACTTGGATGGCGAAACAAAGGATTCCTTTACAGAAAGTGTTCGTGACCGTTACAATGCCTACGGTTGGCATACTGCCTTGGTAGAAGATGGAACAGACTTGGAAGCAATCCATGCTGCTATCGAAACAGCTAAAGCTTCAGGCAAACCATCTTTGATTGAAGTGAAGACTGTTATTGGATACGGTTCTCCAAACAAGCAAGGAACTAATGCTGTACACGGTGCTCCTCTTGGAGCAGATGAAACTGCAGCAACTCGCCAAGCGCTCGGTTGGGACTATGAACCATTTGAAATCCCAGAACAAGTATATGCTGATTTCAAAGAACATGTTGCAGACCGTGGCGCATCAGCCTATGGAGCATGGACAAAACTAGTCGCAGATTATAAGGAAGCTCACCCAGAATTGGCTGCAGAAGTAGAAGCCATCATCGACGGCCGTGATCCAGTTGAAGTGACTCCAGCAGACTTCCCAGCCTTAGAAAATGGCTTCTCTCAAGCAACTCGTAATTCAAGCCAAGATGCCTTGAATATTGTGGCGGCTAAGTTACCAACCTTCCTTGGTGGATCAGCAGACCTTGCTCACTCAAACATGACTTATATCAAGACTGACGCACTTCAAGACGATGCTAATCGCTTGAACCGTAACATTCAGTTTGGTGTTCGTGAATTTGCAATGGGTACTGTCTTGAACGGAATGGCTCTTCACGGTGGACTTCGAGTTTATGGTGGAACTTTCTTCGTATTCTCAGACTACCTTAAAGCAGCAGTTCGTTTGTCCGCCTTACAAGGTCTTCCGGTGACTTATGTCTTCACTCACGATTCAATCGCAGTTGGTGAAGATGGTCCAACTCATGAACCAATTGAGCACTTGGCAGGTCTTCGTGCGATTCCAAACCTTAATGTTTTCCGTCCTGCTGATGCACGTGAAACACAAGCAGCTTGGTATCAAGCAGTTAAGAGCGAGAAAACACCGACTGTTCTTGTCTTGACTCGTCAAAACTTGACTGTTGAGGAAGGAACAGACTTTGACAAGGTTGCGAAAGGTGCTTATGTCGTTTATGAAAATGCAGCAGGCTTCGACACTATCTTGATTGCGAGTGGTTCAGAGGTTAATCTCGCTGTTGCAGCCGCTAAAGAATTGGCAAGCCAAGGTGACAAGGTGCGCGTGGTTAGCATGCCATCTACAGATGTCTTTGATGCGCAAGATGCAGCATACAAAGAAGAAATCCTACCAAATGCAGTCCGTCGTCGTGTAGCAGTCGAAATGGGAGCAACTCAAAACTGGTATAAATACGTTGGTCTTGATGGAGCCGTTCTCGGTATTGATACCTTTGGAGCCTCTGCCCCAGCACCAAAAGTATTGGCAGAGTACGGATTTACAGTTGAAAATCTAGTCAAAGTTGTTCAAAACTTGAAATAA
- a CDS encoding MORN repeat-containing protein: protein MENLKNFYKKYLVYLTRPLLETLAVVVIVFCAVLVFFLNMPRKGVLKLDNGTIVYDGSLVRGKMNGQGTITFQNGDQYTGGFKNGAFNGKGTFQSKEGWTYEGDFVNGQADGKGKLTTEQEVVYEGTFKQGIFQQK from the coding sequence ATGGAAAATCTTAAGAATTTTTACAAAAAGTATCTTGTCTATCTGACTCGTCCACTTTTAGAGACTCTAGCAGTAGTTGTCATTGTTTTTTGTGCTGTACTCGTCTTTTTTCTAAATATGCCCAGAAAAGGTGTTCTAAAGCTTGATAATGGAACGATTGTTTACGATGGCAGTCTTGTCCGTGGAAAAATGAATGGGCAAGGTACCATTACCTTCCAAAATGGAGACCAATATACAGGTGGTTTCAAAAATGGAGCATTCAATGGAAAAGGTACCTTTCAATCTAAAGAAGGCTGGACATACGAGGGTGATTTTGTAAATGGTCAGGCTGATGGAAAAGGAAAACTAACAACTGAACAAGAAGTCGTTTATGAAGGGACTTTTAAACAAGGCATTTTTCAACAAAAATAA
- a CDS encoding ABC transporter permease: MVKSLKKSKNKGLSLKNKFKLSLNNFLERKWRNLLIALATSIGFVGVLISFGLGNALISMIDENTNGGQIPSQVQIALNTENAGRGFLNQDDKNYIVDTVGKEAIKYLESPFGMIMSTITIDGQEMDLSQTMPSYAQVVSLYEDTSISVSSNEKEKVLAGPIYTDAKEQGLTIPMSLLKNWNEQTGKNLTASDVIGKTVSASIVENGAEGSKTSQFQTQIVRVINDEDDMEDSNSFMPSNQMETILKEAGFTKAVSYFILELKDPSQTKAVTEELQKNKKYTVLSQQKILDIVITFIRVIQGLLIVLSSQAIVVAAVMIGIIIYINIMQRSKEIGVMKAVGYQNRDVKGIFIYEAIWIVGIALLLAFLVAQGVGSLANAIVSHFYPSITKVFELNLLSILGTLAFALLLGYVSAYFPARKISKMDPVESLRYE, encoded by the coding sequence ATGGTGAAGTCGTTGAAGAAGTCAAAAAATAAAGGATTATCATTGAAAAATAAATTCAAACTTTCTTTAAATAACTTTCTGGAAAGAAAGTGGCGTAATCTATTGATTGCGCTAGCAACCTCAATCGGTTTTGTAGGAGTCTTAATTTCTTTCGGCTTGGGAAATGCTTTGATTTCGATGATTGATGAAAATACGAATGGAGGTCAAATTCCTTCTCAAGTTCAGATTGCTTTAAACACAGAGAATGCTGGACGAGGCTTTTTGAACCAAGATGATAAGAACTATATCGTGGATACAGTTGGGAAAGAAGCTATTAAATATTTGGAGAGTCCTTTTGGGATGATCATGTCAACTATTACTATAGATGGACAAGAAATGGATCTGAGCCAAACGATGCCATCTTATGCTCAAGTTGTGAGTTTATATGAGGATACAAGTATCTCCGTTAGCAGTAATGAGAAAGAAAAAGTGCTAGCAGGGCCTATATACACTGATGCAAAGGAGCAGGGTTTGACGATTCCGATGAGTCTACTGAAAAATTGGAATGAACAAACAGGGAAAAATCTGACAGCTAGTGATGTTATAGGCAAAACAGTATCGGCAAGCATTGTAGAAAATGGGGCTGAAGGTAGCAAGACTTCTCAATTTCAAACTCAGATTGTACGTGTGATTAATGATGAAGATGACATGGAGGACAGCAACAGTTTCATGCCGTCTAATCAAATGGAAACGATTTTGAAAGAAGCTGGATTTACAAAAGCTGTATCTTATTTTATCTTGGAACTCAAAGATCCATCACAGACAAAAGCGGTAACAGAAGAATTACAGAAAAATAAGAAGTATACTGTTCTTTCTCAGCAGAAGATTCTTGATATTGTGATTACCTTTATTCGTGTCATTCAAGGATTGTTGATTGTGCTTTCATCACAAGCTATTGTGGTAGCAGCGGTCATGATTGGTATTATCATTTACATCAATATCATGCAACGTTCTAAGGAAATAGGTGTCATGAAGGCAGTTGGTTATCAAAATCGTGATGTCAAAGGAATTTTTATTTACGAGGCTATCTGGATTGTAGGAATCGCCTTGCTATTGGCATTTTTGGTTGCACAAGGGGTGGGAAGTTTGGCGAATGCGATTGTGAGCCATTTTTACCCATCCATCACGAAGGTTTTTGAATTAAATCTTCTATCTATTTTAGGAACTCTAGCTTTCGCTCTATTACTTGGTTATGTCTCAGCCTACTTCCCAGCACGTAAAATTAGTAAAATGGATCCTGTAGAATCGCTACGATATGAATAG
- a CDS encoding ABC transporter ATP-binding protein yields MSILSIKNISKFYILDGKHQEQALRNINLQIAEGKITAIYGPSGCGKTSLLNIISGLDRQYEGVLEFKGESLRDLSEIELTQFRKDKIGFVFQNFNLIPHQSVLDNVKLPLYVKNLSDREMTMIAKEQLSNLGMEPFMAKNVKQLSGGQKQRVAIARALVNQPDMIVADEPTGSLDSQSQEKVLEVFKNLAQTGKTVLIVTHNPEVAEYADVIIKMKDGEVVEEVKK; encoded by the coding sequence ATGTCCATTTTATCCATTAAAAATATTTCAAAGTTTTACATTTTGGACGGTAAGCATCAAGAGCAAGCTTTAAGGAATATTAACCTGCAGATTGCAGAAGGGAAAATAACTGCAATTTACGGTCCATCAGGCTGTGGCAAAACCAGTCTACTCAATATCATCAGTGGTCTAGACAGACAATACGAAGGCGTTTTAGAGTTTAAAGGGGAATCCCTCCGTGACTTATCAGAGATTGAACTAACTCAATTTCGCAAAGATAAGATTGGATTTGTATTTCAAAATTTTAACCTCATTCCTCATCAGTCTGTCTTGGACAATGTCAAGTTACCTCTCTATGTCAAAAATTTATCTGACAGGGAGATGACAATGATTGCAAAGGAACAATTAAGTAACTTGGGCATGGAGCCTTTTATGGCTAAAAATGTTAAACAGCTTTCTGGCGGGCAAAAGCAACGCGTAGCAATAGCGCGTGCATTGGTAAATCAGCCAGATATGATTGTAGCAGATGAGCCGACGGGTTCGCTGGATTCTCAATCCCAAGAAAAGGTATTGGAGGTATTTAAAAATTTAGCCCAAACAGGAAAAACAGTATTGATTGTAACTCATAACCCAGAGGTTGCTGAATATGCAGACGTGATTATCAAAATGAAGGATGGTGAAGTCGTTGAAGAAGTCAAAAAATAA
- the adhE gene encoding bifunctional acetaldehyde-CoA/alcohol dehydrogenase, protein MADKKTVTPEEKKLAAEKHVDGLVQKALVALEEMRKLNQEQVDYIVAKASVAALDAHGELALHAFEETGRGVFEDKATKNLFACEHVVNNMRHTKTVGIIEEDDVTGLTLIAEPVGVVCGITPTTNPTSTAIFKALISLKTRNPIVFAFHPSAQESSAHAAQIVRDAAIKAGAPENCVQWITEPSMEATSALMNHEGVATILATGGNAMVKAAYSCGKPALGVGAGNVPAYVEKSANIRQAAHDIVMSKSFDNGMVCASEQAVIIDKEIYDEFVAEFKSYHTYFVNKKEKALLEEFCFGVKANSKNCAGAKLNADIVGKPAIWIAEQAGFTVPEGTNILAAECKEVGENEPLTREKLSPVIAVLKSESREDGIAKARQMVEFNGLGHSAAIHTADEELTKEFGKAVKAIRVICNSPSTFGGIGDVYNAFLPSLTLGCGSYGRNSVGDNVSAINLLNIKKVGRRRNNMQWMKLPSKTYFERDSIQYLQKCRDVERVMIVTDHAMVELGFLDRIIEQLDLRRNKVVYQIFADVEPDPDITTVERGTEIMRSFKPDTIIALGGGSPMDAAKVMWLFYEQPEVDFRDLVQKFMDIRKRAFKFPLLGKKTKFIAIPTTSGTGSEVTPFAVISDKANNRKYPIADYSLTPTVAIVDPALVLTVPGFVAADTGMDVLTHATEAYVSQMASDYTDGLALQAIKLVFENLESSVKNADFHSREKMHNASTIAGMAFANAFLGISHSMAHKIGAQFHTIHGRTNAILLPYVIRYNGTRPAKTATWPKYNYYRADEKYQDIARMLGLPASTPEEGVESYAKAVYELGERVGIQMNFKAQGIDEKEWKEHSRELAFLAYEDQCSPANPRLPMVDHMQEIIEDSYYGYKERPGRRK, encoded by the coding sequence ATGGCTGATAAAAAAACTGTGACACCAGAGGAAAAGAAACTTGCTGCTGAAAAGCATGTCGATGGTTTGGTGCAAAAAGCTCTCGTTGCCCTTGAAGAAATGCGTAAGTTGAACCAAGAGCAGGTTGACTACATCGTAGCAAAAGCTTCAGTGGCAGCTTTGGATGCCCACGGAGAATTGGCTTTACATGCCTTTGAAGAAACAGGGCGTGGTGTATTTGAGGATAAAGCAACTAAGAACTTGTTTGCTTGTGAGCACGTAGTAAACAACATGCGTCACACTAAAACAGTTGGCATTATCGAAGAAGACGATGTAACAGGTTTGACTCTCATCGCTGAACCGGTTGGTGTTGTTTGTGGTATCACTCCTACAACAAACCCAACTTCAACAGCAATCTTTAAAGCGTTGATTTCATTGAAGACACGTAATCCAATCGTCTTTGCCTTCCACCCATCAGCTCAAGAATCATCAGCTCACGCAGCTCAAATCGTTCGTGATGCTGCTATTAAAGCAGGAGCGCCTGAAAACTGTGTACAGTGGATCACTGAACCATCTATGGAAGCAACTAGTGCACTTATGAACCACGAAGGTGTTGCAACAATCCTTGCAACAGGTGGTAATGCCATGGTTAAAGCTGCATACTCATGTGGTAAACCAGCTCTTGGGGTAGGTGCCGGAAACGTTCCAGCTTATGTTGAAAAATCAGCTAACATCCGCCAAGCTGCACACGATATCGTCATGTCTAAATCATTTGACAATGGTATGGTCTGTGCCTCAGAGCAAGCGGTTATCATTGATAAAGAAATTTACGATGAATTTGTAGCAGAGTTCAAATCTTATCACACTTACTTTGTAAACAAAAAAGAAAAAGCCCTTCTAGAAGAATTCTGCTTCGGCGTGAAAGCAAATAGCAAAAACTGTGCTGGTGCAAAATTAAACGCTGACATCGTTGGTAAACCAGCAATTTGGATTGCAGAGCAAGCAGGATTTACAGTTCCAGAAGGAACAAACATTCTTGCTGCAGAATGTAAAGAAGTTGGCGAAAACGAGCCGTTGACTCGTGAAAAATTATCACCAGTTATCGCAGTTTTGAAATCTGAAAGTCGCGAAGACGGTATTGCAAAAGCTCGTCAAATGGTTGAATTTAACGGTCTTGGGCACTCAGCAGCTATCCATACAGCTGATGAAGAATTGACTAAAGAATTTGGTAAAGCTGTTAAAGCTATTCGTGTTATCTGTAACTCACCTTCTACTTTCGGTGGTATCGGGGATGTTTATAATGCCTTCTTGCCATCATTGACACTCGGATGTGGTTCTTACGGACGTAACTCAGTTGGGGATAACGTTAGCGCCATTAACCTCTTGAATATCAAAAAAGTCGGAAGACGGAGAAATAACATGCAATGGATGAAACTTCCTTCAAAAACATACTTTGAACGTGATTCAATTCAATACCTTCAAAAATGTCGTGACGTTGAGCGTGTCATGATCGTTACTGACCACGCTATGGTAGAGCTTGGCTTCCTTGATCGTATCATCGAACAACTTGACCTTCGTCGCAATAAGGTTGTTTACCAAATCTTTGCAGATGTAGAACCAGATCCAGATATCACTACAGTTGAACGTGGTACTGAGATTATGCGTTCCTTCAAACCAGATACAATCATTGCTCTTGGTGGTGGATCACCAATGGACGCTGCTAAAGTAATGTGGCTCTTCTACGAGCAACCAGAAGTGGACTTCCGTGACCTTGTACAAAAATTCATGGATATCCGTAAACGTGCCTTCAAATTCCCATTGCTTGGTAAGAAGACTAAATTCATCGCGATTCCAACTACATCTGGTACAGGATCTGAGGTGACACCATTTGCCGTTATCTCTGATAAAGCAAACAACCGCAAATACCCAATTGCTGACTACTCATTGACACCAACTGTGGCAATCGTAGACCCTGCTTTGGTATTGACTGTTCCTGGATTTGTAGCTGCTGATACTGGTATGGACGTATTGACTCACGCAACTGAAGCTTACGTATCACAAATGGCTAGCGACTACACTGACGGTCTTGCGCTTCAAGCTATCAAACTTGTATTCGAAAACCTTGAAAGCTCAGTTAAGAACGCAGACTTCCATTCACGCGAGAAAATGCATAACGCTTCAACAATCGCTGGTATGGCCTTTGCCAATGCCTTCCTAGGTATTTCTCACTCAATGGCTCATAAGATTGGTGCGCAATTCCACACAATCCACGGTCGTACAAATGCAATCTTGCTTCCATATGTCATCCGCTACAACGGTACGCGTCCAGCTAAGACAGCAACATGGCCTAAGTACAACTACTACCGTGCAGATGAAAAATACCAAGATATCGCTCGTATGCTTGGGCTTCCGGCTTCTACTCCAGAAGAAGGTGTGGAATCTTACGCAAAAGCTGTCTATGAACTTGGTGAGCGCGTAGGTATCCAAATGAACTTCAAAGCACAAGGTATCGACGAAAAAGAATGGAAAGAACATTCACGTGAATTAGCCTTCCTTGCTTACGAAGACCAATGTTCACCAGCTAACCCACGCCTTCCAATGGTTGACCATATGCAAGAAATCATCGAAGATTCTTACTATGGCTACAAAGAAAGACCAGGACGCCGTAAATAA
- a CDS encoding ISL3 family transposase — protein MEQLHFITKLLDIKDPNIKILDIINRDSHKEIIAKLDYENPPCPNCGSQMKKYDFQKPSKIPYLETTGMPTRILLKKRRFKCYQCSKMMVAETPLVKKNHQIPRIINQKIAQKLIEKTSMTDIAHQLGISTSTVIRKLNDFRFKHDLSRLPEIMSWDEYSFTKGKMSFIAQDFDNLNIITILEGRTQAIIRNHFLKYDRVVRCRVKIITMDMFSPYYDLAKQLFPNAKIVLDRFHIIQHLSRAMSRVRVQIMNQFERKSHEYKTIKRYWKLIQQDSRKLSDKRFYRPTFRMHLTNKEILDKLLSYSEDLKHHYQIYQLLLFHFQNKDPEKFFGLIEDNQKQVHPIFQTVFKTFLKNKEKIINALQLPYSNAKLEATNNLIKLIKRNAFGFRNFENFKKRIFIALNIKKERTNFVLSRA, from the coding sequence ATGGAACAATTACATTTTATCACAAAACTTCTCGATATTAAAGACCCAAACATCAAGATTCTAGATATCATCAATAGAGATAGTCACAAGGAAATCATCGCTAAATTGGATTATGAGAACCCACCTTGCCCTAATTGCGGAAGTCAAATGAAGAAATATGACTTTCAAAAACCGTCTAAGATTCCTTACCTCGAAACGACCGGTATGCCTACTAGAATTCTCTTGAAAAAGCGTCGATTCAAGTGCTATCAGTGCTCAAAAATGATGGTGGCTGAGACTCCTCTAGTAAAGAAGAATCATCAAATCCCTCGTATCATCAACCAAAAGATTGCGCAAAAATTGATTGAAAAAACTTCTATGACCGATATTGCTCATCAGCTTGGCATTTCAACTTCAACTGTCATTCGCAAGCTCAATGACTTCCGTTTTAAGCATGATCTTTCTCGTCTTCCTGAAATTATGTCATGGGACGAGTACTCCTTTACAAAGGGAAAGATGAGTTTCATTGCTCAAGATTTTGATAATCTCAATATCATCACTATTCTTGAAGGCAGAACACAAGCTATCATTCGAAATCACTTTCTTAAATATGATAGAGTCGTTCGATGTCGAGTGAAAATCATTACGATGGATATGTTTAGTCCTTACTATGACTTGGCTAAACAGCTTTTTCCAAACGCTAAAATCGTGTTGGATCGTTTCCATATTATCCAACATCTCAGCCGTGCTATGAGTCGTGTGCGTGTTCAAATCATGAATCAGTTTGAACGAAAATCTCATGAATACAAGACTATCAAGCGCTACTGGAAACTCATCCAACAGGATAGTCGTAAATTGAGTGATAAACGCTTTTATCGCCCTACTTTTCGTATGCACTTGACCAATAAAGAGATTCTAGACAAGCTTTTGAGCTATTCAGAAGACTTAAAACACCACTATCAGATCTATCAGCTCTTGCTTTTTCACTTTCAGAACAAAGATCCTGAGAAATTTTTCGGACTCATTGAGGACAATCAAAAGCAGGTTCATCCTATTTTTCAGACTGTCTTTAAAACCTTTCTAAAGAACAAAGAGAAAATCATCAACGCTCTTCAATTACCTTATTCCAACGCAAAATTGGAAGCGACCAATAATCTCATCAAACTTATCAAACGTAACGCCTTTGGATTTCGGAACTTTGAAAACTTCAAAAAAAGAATTTTTATCGCTCTGAACATCAAAAAAGAAAGGACGAATTTTGTCCTTTCTCGAGCTTAG
- the yajC gene encoding preprotein translocase subunit YajC, translating into MSPNLTFVIMLVGMFALMFFMQRSQKKQAQKRMESLNKLQKGYEVITIGGLYGTVDEVDTEKRTIVLDVDGVYLTFELAAIKTVLPLKETASLEGAIEK; encoded by the coding sequence ATTAGTCCAAATTTAACATTTGTGATCATGCTTGTAGGTATGTTTGCCTTGATGTTCTTTATGCAACGTTCTCAAAAGAAACAAGCACAAAAGCGTATGGAAAGTTTGAACAAGCTTCAAAAAGGCTATGAAGTGATCACAATCGGTGGACTCTACGGAACAGTGGATGAAGTAGATACTGAGAAGAGAACGATTGTTCTTGATGTAGATGGAGTTTACTTGACTTTTGAACTAGCAGCTATCAAGACCGTGTTACCGCTTAAAGAAACAGCTTCATTAGAAGGTGCAATTGAAAAATAA
- a CDS encoding helix-turn-helix domain-containing protein, whose amino-acid sequence MNDLGEKVRLLREEKGLSRPIFCGDESELSVRQLVRIEKGEFRPTIKTLKYIADRLEIPSYVLMPDYKELPKRYQELKYFLLHHPDYGDKELQEQKEEYFDEIFECFYDDLPRDEKGIVDCLQAIDEVRATDNEEYGLSLVDEYLEELCNQSEFSFSDFLKIRLYFLCSYLEYIKIGQLAISKQIQLQSMFQKVCDRVEKIHTEDLFLVRDVLFAGLGSCELLNDLELFKLAVEKLNWISEKTRDFQKQPIVLMVEWKYYLRTDYDTAKQKYEEAKMMARMFGNEKLIVSLDNEWAEDLERYR is encoded by the coding sequence ATGAATGATTTAGGGGAAAAGGTAAGACTTCTTAGAGAAGAGAAAGGACTTAGTCGCCCTATTTTTTGCGGGGATGAGTCTGAATTATCAGTGCGTCAATTGGTGCGAATCGAAAAAGGAGAATTTCGTCCCACTATAAAAACACTGAAATATATTGCAGATAGATTAGAAATTCCGTCCTACGTCTTGATGCCAGACTATAAGGAATTACCCAAGCGTTACCAAGAATTAAAATACTTTCTTCTTCATCATCCTGACTACGGAGACAAAGAGTTGCAGGAACAAAAAGAAGAATATTTTGATGAGATTTTTGAGTGTTTTTATGATGATTTGCCACGTGATGAGAAGGGGATAGTGGATTGTCTTCAAGCTATAGATGAGGTGAGGGCGACTGATAATGAAGAGTATGGCCTTTCACTTGTAGATGAATATTTGGAAGAACTTTGTAATCAAAGCGAATTTTCGTTTTCAGATTTTTTAAAAATTAGATTGTATTTTTTATGTAGTTATTTAGAGTATATAAAAATAGGACAGTTAGCTATTAGTAAGCAGATACAACTTCAATCAATGTTTCAAAAAGTTTGTGATAGAGTAGAAAAAATTCATACTGAAGACTTATTTCTAGTTCGAGATGTATTGTTTGCTGGCTTAGGTAGTTGTGAATTGCTTAACGATTTAGAATTATTTAAGTTGGCAGTGGAAAAACTTAATTGGATTTCTGAGAAAACACGAGATTTTCAAAAACAACCGATTGTCTTGATGGTGGAGTGGAAATATTATCTTCGGACTGATTATGATACAGCCAAACAAAAGTATGAAGAAGCAAAAATGATGGCGAGGATGTTTGGTAATGAGAAGTTAATCGTTAGTTTAGATAATGAATGGGCTGAGGACCTAGAAAGATATCGTTAA
- a CDS encoding low molecular weight protein-tyrosine-phosphatase, producing the protein MKKLVFVCLGNICRSPMAEFVMKSMTDNYEIQSRATSSWEHGNPIHKGTQGIFQEYEIPYEKGKTSLQISKEDFESFDYIIGMDASNVSDLRQMCPVGCQDKIYSFASESVPDPWYTGDFEETYQRVQEGCQAWLERLKKESEDGKS; encoded by the coding sequence ATGAAAAAACTAGTCTTTGTCTGTCTGGGAAATATTTGCCGTAGCCCTATGGCCGAGTTTGTTATGAAATCAATGACAGATAATTATGAAATCCAAAGTCGAGCGACGTCCTCTTGGGAACATGGCAATCCGATTCATAAGGGAACTCAAGGGATTTTTCAAGAGTATGAGATTCCTTATGAAAAAGGCAAAACATCGCTTCAGATTAGTAAGGAAGATTTTGAATCCTTTGATTATATTATCGGAATGGATGCTTCAAATGTTTCTGACTTACGTCAGATGTGTCCAGTAGGCTGTCAAGATAAGATATACTCATTTGCATCTGAAAGTGTTCCAGATCCTTGGTATACAGGAGATTTTGAGGAGACCTATCAGCGTGTTCAAGAGGGTTGTCAAGCTTGGTTAGAACGTTTAAAAAAGGAGAGTGAAGATGGAAAATCTTAA